One segment of Kogia breviceps isolate mKogBre1 chromosome 14, mKogBre1 haplotype 1, whole genome shotgun sequence DNA contains the following:
- the ATXN2L gene encoding ataxin-2-like protein isoform X18 has product MLKPQPPQQTSQPQQPPPTQQAVARRPPGGTSPPNGGLPGPLASTSAPPGPPAAASPCLGPAAAAGSGLRRGAEGILAPPPQQQHQERPGAAAIGSARGQSTGKGPPQSPVFEGVYNNSRMLHFLTAVVGSTCDVKVKNGTTYEGIFKTLSSKFELAVDAVHRKALEPAGGPRREDIVDTMVFKPSDVMLVHFRNVDFNYATKDKFTDSAIAMNSKVNGEHKEKRRTTQKNFVSGSCVQPSWLERLNRAPSTACGSPWRTMTGAPRRRSTVQFSDRVQGERAPAWHLGRESISLYPNEFGKVPGEEFDAVVLGVAGLALALCHLVALTILTIAALAQVLRHAVSMEAQRPLRGAKTLSSPSSRPSGEASVPPPPAVGRMYPPRSPKSAAPAPISASCPEPPIGSAVPTSSASIPVTSSVGDPGVGSISPASPKISLAPTDVKELPAKEPGRTLESQELSRIAGKVPGLQNEQKRFQLEELRKFGAQFKLQPSSSPETSLDPFPPRILKEEAKGKEKEVDSLLASEPMGSPVSSKTESISDKEDKPPLPPAGGTEGPDQPPPPCPSQTSSPPVGLIKGDDKDEGPVAEQVKKSTLNPNAKEFNPTKPLLSVNKSTSTPTSPGPRTHSTPSIPVLTAGQSGLYSPQYISYIPQIHMGPAVQAPQMYPYPVSNSVPGQQGKYRGAKGSLPPQRSDQHQPASAPPMMQAAAAAGPPLVAATPYSSYIPYNPQQFPGQPAMMQPMAHYPSQPVFAPMLQSNPRMLTSGSHPQAIVSSSTPQYPSAEQPTPQALYATVHQSYPHHATQLHAHQPQPATTPTGSQPQSQHAAPSPVQHQAGQAPHLGSGQPQQNLYHPGALTGTPPSLPPGPSAQSPQSSFPQPAAVYAIHAHQQLPHGFTNMAHVTQAHVQTGITAAPPPHPGAPHPPQVMLLHPPQSHGGPPQGAVPQSGVPALSASTPSPYPYIGHPQGEQPGQAPGFPGGADDRIREFSLAGGIWHGRADGLQVGQDARVLGGE; this is encoded by the exons ATGTTGAAGCCTCAGCCGccacaacagacctcccagccccagcagCCGCCCCCCACGCAACAGGCCGTGGCCCGCCGGCCTCCCGGGGGCACCAGCCCTCCCAACGGCGGCCTCCCGGGGCCCCTGGCCTCCACCTCGGCTCCCCCAGGGCCTCCCGCCGCTGCTTCCCCCTGCTTGGGGCCTGCAGCCGCTGCCGGGAGCGGGCTCCGCCGGGGAGCTGAGGGCATCTTGGCGCCGCCGCCGCAGCAGCAACATCAGGAGAGGCCAGGGGCAGCGGCCATCGGCAGCGCCAG GGGACAAAGCACAGGAAAGGGACCCCCACAGTCACCG GTGTTTGAGGGTGTCTACAACAATTCCAGAATGCTGCATTTCCTTACAGCTGTTGTG GGCTCCACTTGTGATGTAAAGGTAAAGAATGGTACCACCTATGAAGGTATCTTCAAGACACTGAGCTCAAAG TTTGAACTGGCAGTAGACGCTGTGCACCGGAAAGCATTGGAGCCAGCAGGTGGCCCTCGTCGGGAAGACATTGTGGACACCATGGTGTTTAAGCCAAGTGATGTCATGCTTGTCCACTTCCGAAATGTTGACTTCAATTATGCTACTAAAG ACAAGTTCACTGATTCAGCCATTGCCATGAACTCGAAGGTGAATGGGGAGCACAAAGAGAAG AGAAGGACAACTCAGAAGAATTTCGTCAGCGGGAGCTGCGTGCAGCCCAGTTGGCTCGAGAGATTGAATCGAGCCCCCAGTACCGCCTGCGGATCGCCATGGAGAACGATGACGGGCGCACCGAGGAGGAGAAGCACAGTGCAGTTCAGCGACAGGGTTCAGGGCGAGAGAGCCCCAGCTTGGCATCTAG ggagggaaagtATATCCCTCTACCCCAACGAGTTCGGGAAGGTCCCCGGGGAGGAGTTCGATGCAGTAGTTCTCGGGGTGGCCGGCCTGGCCTTAGCTCTTTGCCACCTCGTGGCCCTCACCATCTTGACAATAGCAGCCCTGGCCCAGGTTCTGAGACACGCGGTATCAATGGAG GCACAGCGGCCTCTGAGAGGTGCCAAGACTCTGTCTTCCCCCAGCAGCAGGCCTTCTGGAGAAGCTTCTGTTCCACCTCCTCCTGCAG TAGGCCGGATGTACCCCCCACGCTCTCCCAAGTCAGCTGCCCCTGCCCCAATCTCAGCTTCCTGTCCTGAGCCTCCCATCGGCTCAGCAGTACCGACCTCTTCAGCTTCCATCCCCGTGACATCATCAGTTGGGGATCCTGGAGTAGGCTCCATTTCCCCAGCTTCTCCAAAGATCTCACTGGCACCCACAGATG TAAAAGAACTCCCAGCCAAGGAACCTGGGAGAACGCTGGAGTCCCAGGAGCTGTCCCGGATAGCAGGGAAag TCCCTGGCCTTCAGAACGAGCAGAAACGCTTTCAACTGGAAGAACTGAGAAAATTTGGGGCCCAGTTTAAG CTTCAGCCCAGTAGCTCCCCTGAGACCAGCCTGGATCCTTTTCCTCCCCGGATCCTAAAGGAGGAGGccaaagggaaggagaaggaggttGATAGTCTTTTGGCTTCAGAGCCCATGGGGTCCCCTGTTTCCTCCAAGACAGAATCCATATCGGATAAGGAGGACAAACCACCCCTGCCACCAGCAGGAGGCACCGAAGGGCCGGATCAGCCCCCACCGCCTTGCCCAAGCCAAACCAGTAGCCCCCCAGTGGGCCTCATCAAGGGAGATGACAAGGACGAGGGCCCTGTTGCTGA aCAAGTGAAGAAGTCAACGTTGAACCCTAATGCCAAGGAGTTCAATCCCACTAAGCCCCTGCTGTCTGTG AATAAATCCACCAGTACTCCAACTTCTCCTGGGCCCCGGACTCATTCAACTCCCTCCATCCCGGTGCTGACAGCAGGCCAGAGTGGGCTATATAGCCCCCAGTACATTTCCTACATACCTCAGATCCACATGGGACCAGCTGTTCAG GCACCTCAGATGTACCCATATCCTGTGTCCAACTCAGTGCCTGGACAGCAGGGCAAGTACCGGGGAGCAAAAG GCTCCCTGCCCCCCCAGCGCTCGGACCAACACCAGCCAGCCTCAGCCCCTCCGATGATGCAGGCCGCCGCCGCTGCTGGCCCCCCTCTGGTGGCTGCCACACCTTATTCTTCCTACATCCCCTACAATCCACAGCAGTTCCCAGGCCAGCCCGCCATGATGCAGCCCATGGCCCACTACCCCTCACAG CCGGTGTTTGCCCCCATGCTTCAAAGCAACCCACGCATGCTGACGTCGGGGAGCCATCCCCAGGCCATTGTGTCATCCTCCACCCCTCAGTACCCTTCTGCAGAGCAGCCCACCCCTCAAGCCCTTTATG CCACTGTTCACCAGTCCTATCCACACCATGCCACGCAGCTCCATGCCCACCAGCCGCAGCCGGCCACCACGCCTACTGGGAGCCAGCCGCAGTCCCAGCATGCAGCCCCCAGTCCCGTCCAG CACCAGGCGGGGCAGGCCCCACACCTGGGCAGTGGACAGCCACAGCAGAACCTGTACCACCCAGGGGCCCTGACAGGCACGCCGCCTTCTCTGCCGCCGGGACCTTCTGCGCAGTCCCCTCAGAGCAGCTTCCCCCAGCCAGCCGCTGTGTATGCTATCCATGCCCACCAGCAGCTGCCCCACGGCTTCACCAACATGGCCCATGTTACCCAG gCCCATGTCCAAACTGGAatcacagcagccccgccccctcaccctggggctccccacccaccccaggtgatgctgctgcacCCACCCCAGAGCCATGGGGGCCCCCCCCAAGGCGCGGTGCCCCAGAGTGGGGTGCCTGCACTCTCAGCTTCCACACCCTCACCCTATCCCTACATCGGACACCCCCAAGGTGAGCAGCCTGGCCAGGCGCCTGGATTTCCAGGAGGAGCCGATGACAGGATTCGTGAGTTCTCGTTAGCTGGGGGAATTTGGCATGGAAGAGCTGATGGGCTGCAGGTGGGGCAGGATGCACGGGTTctgggtggggagtga